From Jeotgalibaca dankookensis, one genomic window encodes:
- a CDS encoding YigZ family protein: MLKSYYTIANNGEHELTIRNSRFICSLARAYTEEEAKAFIQAIKKEHWKATHNCSAYLIGDQDEIQRAHDDGEPSGTAGVPMLEVLKKNDLHYVVAVVTRYFGGTKLGAGGLIRAYGKAVSSTLKEISLVERALQVPVAATVSYSGSGKLENKLLQSSSVVLDIAYTDQVTFTVGVPSDAVDAFQSEILDFMNGNVEFETGKPTYVDRPLTDSISETEWDLDEDE; encoded by the coding sequence ATGCTGAAATCCTACTATACCATTGCGAATAACGGTGAACATGAACTTACTATTCGCAATTCACGCTTTATCTGTTCGCTTGCACGTGCCTATACGGAAGAGGAAGCCAAAGCGTTTATTCAAGCGATTAAGAAAGAACATTGGAAAGCTACTCATAATTGCTCTGCTTATTTAATTGGTGATCAAGATGAAATTCAGCGTGCGCATGATGACGGTGAACCCTCCGGTACAGCTGGTGTACCCATGCTAGAAGTATTGAAGAAGAATGATTTACATTATGTTGTCGCTGTGGTGACGCGTTATTTTGGCGGCACCAAACTGGGCGCGGGTGGTTTAATACGCGCTTACGGTAAAGCCGTCTCTTCTACACTTAAAGAAATTAGTTTAGTAGAAAGAGCCTTACAAGTACCAGTCGCTGCAACTGTTTCTTACTCCGGTTCCGGGAAACTAGAAAATAAACTCTTGCAATCGTCTTCTGTCGTTTTAGATATAGCCTATACCGATCAAGTGACCTTTACAGTTGGGGTCCCTTCAGATGCAGTGGATGCCTTTCAATCGGAAATCCTTGATTTTATGAATGGAAATGTTGAATTTGAGACAGGCAAACCTACCTATGTAGATCGGCCTTTAACTGATTCTATTTCTGAAACAGAATGGGATTTAGATGAAGATGAATAA